One genomic window of Quercus lobata isolate SW786 chromosome 9, ValleyOak3.0 Primary Assembly, whole genome shotgun sequence includes the following:
- the LOC115959963 gene encoding 26S proteasome regulatory subunit 8 homolog — MFHLVSQVHLERKYVVDIDKNIDITKITPSTRVALRNDSYVLHLILQSKVDPLVNLMKVEKVPDSTYDMIGSLDQQIKEIKEAVCTESGMFALWERRVDVTQEDFEMVVAKVHLERKYVVDIDKNIDISKITPSTRVALRNDSYVLHLILQSKVDPLVNLMKVEKVLDSTYDMIGGLDQQIKEIKEVCLVYPFTFCI, encoded by the exons ATGTTTCATCTTGTTTCCCAGGTTCATCTTGAACGGAAATATGTTGTTGACATTGATAAAAATATCGATATCACCAAGATAACTCCATCAACAAGAGTTGCTCTCCGTAATGACAGTTATGTGCTTCATTTAATCTTGCAAAGCAAAGTTGATCCATTGGTCAACCTCATGAAAGTTGAAAAGGTTCCAGATTCCACATATGACATGATTGGCAGTCTTGACCagcaaattaaagagataaaggaG gCTGTGTGCACAGAATCTGGGATGTTTGCTCTGTGGGAGAGGAGGGTTGATGTAACACAAGAAGATTTTGAGATGGTAGTGGCAAAG GTTCATCTTGAACGGAAATATGTTGTTGACATTGATAAAAATATCGATATCTCCAAGATAACTCCATCAACAAGAGTTGCTCTCCGTAATGACAGTTATGTGCTTCATTTAATCTTGCAAAGCAAAGTTGATCCATTGGTCAACCTCATGAAAGTTGAAAAGGTTCTAGATTCCACATATGACATGATTGGTGGTCTTGACCagcaaattaaagagataaaggaGGTTTGCCTCGTGTACCCTTTTACTTTCTGCATTTAA
- the LOC115961418 gene encoding uncharacterized protein LOC115961418: MSSAQSLKNIDINVYFGGHLYNPEGIDGFPFRGEGIECYYMMLRRKLKTLTDLKRKIMDELKLNPAWYDIKIIYRCPQEVLHERINYGYMAIKEDKHVKMMFNRIQKMPQVNAAELYVSLEASVDNSTEVVQETSTALQFTTLDDGCTTMGGYAMGGYTLSSQDYVANTGGTLYSQETHLEEEDEDEDEDHAANDGENNDDMDQYEERIERGDFENDVDEHEVVPNFEEENMEYHNEGDADDDDIGVQHDTDTTTGYRPPADSFYANTWENMVDPSRLQIPYLCTWQDGMHFCKGLTFANKAAVKRALIIYAAKDNRNFSIQRSSTTELCAACIDDNCKWYVGAYMKPKFNGLWMVTSYVGPHSCIPFGLRRDGRMMDSNFVASEIVGRLRKKHTATVDELWEIIRTKYDHELSYYKVWDAKQKAIAKIFGDWEESYQRLRKLLAYLDQDSGTQYSYHTIPKPLEGTTLLRYVYWAFAPCIAAFQYCRPVISIDGTHLYGKYKGVLMIAMATDANQKVLPIAFAVVDKESGASWGWFLECLRTSIERVIENKDICIISDRHKGIKCAIREWPRGQDERERVYHRYCLRHVASNFNTHFNNPTLKALALKAGYATHDAKFVSIMQTIKEAEINLLRGVDPTDRRIIRYMPYTYLMSEDVDKWTQSHDGGRRYGAMTTNISECFNGVLKGARGLPIAAMVEFTYFKLVAYFHDRHKQITSDLSRGKVWSDYAMEIYNKNEQKIAGHTLRNYNHAEGIYQVVTPYNDHRAGGGNHSHDVRIFDRTCGCGKWQNLKIPCSHAIKVLKALHLDAPSYIDPCYSLNNAILTYSHNFVVPKSESLWRDVRGPRWVPDPRLLRAKGRPTMSRIRNEMDGVRRERGSRREDPELREIQPRQRCTVCHQEGHNRRCCPNSHGASTSGSAMN; this comes from the exons ATGTCAA GTGCACAATCTTTGAAGAATATTGACATAAATGTATACTTCGGTGGACACCTTTACAATCCTGAAGGGATTGACGGATTCCCATTTAGAGGGGAGGGTATCGAATGCTACTACATGATGTTACGTCGTAAGTTGAAGACGTTGActgatttgaagaggaaaataatggacgaattgaaattgaaccctgcttggtatgacatcaagattatttatcgtTGCCCACAAGAAGTTCTTCATGAACGGATAAATTATGGGTATATGGCGATTAAAGAAGATAAACATGTAAAGATGATGTTTAATAGGATCCAGAAAATGCCCCAAGTAAATGCTGCTGAGTTGTATGTAAGTTTGGAGGCGAGTGTAGACAACAGTACTGAGGTGGTGCAAGAAACATCTACGgctttacaatttacaaccCTAGATGATGGATGCACTACAATGGGAGGGTATGCAATGGGAGGTTATACGCTGTCATCTCAAGATTATGTTGCGAATACTGGTGGAACCCTCTACTCTCAAGAGACACATTTAGAggaggaagacgaagacgaagacgaagatcatgctgcgaatgatggtgaaaataatgatgatatggATCAGTACGAAGAGAGGATTGAGCGAGGTGACTTTGAGAACGATGTGGATGAGCATGAAGTCGTTCCtaattttgaagaggaaaatatggagtaCCATAATGAAGGTgatgcagatgatgatgatattggtGTCCAGCATGATACAGATACGACCACTGGCTACAGACCTCCTGCGGACTCATTCTACgcaaatacttgggaaaatatggttgatccttcacGTCTTCAGATACCATATCTTTGTACTTGGCAAGATGGGATgcatttttgtaaagggttgacttttgcaaataaagCTGCGGTGAAGCGTGCATTGATAATATATGCAGCAAAGGATAATAGAAATTTCTCCATCCAAAGGTCGAGCACAACTGAATTGTGCGCCGCATGCATTGACGACAATTGCAAGTGGTACGTTGGGGCATACATGAAGCCTAAATTCAATGGTCTGTGGATGGTCACGTCTTATGTGGGTCCACACAGTTGTATACCCTTTGGGCTGCGAAGAgatggtagaatgatggattctaattttgttgcatCAGAAATTGTGGGAAGATTGCGAAAAAAGCACACTGCTACTGTTGATGAGCTTTGGGAGATCATCCGTACTAAGTATGATCATgagctttcttactataaagtatgggacgcaaaacaaaaggcaattgctaagatttttggggattgggaggagtcttaccaaaggttgcGAAAGTTGTTGGCATACTTGGATCAGGATTCGGGTACCCAGTATAGCTATCACACCATACCTAAGCCATTAGAAGGTACTACGTTACTGCGCTATGTATATTGGGCATTCGCTCCATGCATTGCTGCATTCCAGTATTGCAGGCCAGTGATCAGTATTGATGGAACTCATTTATATGGTAAATACAAAGGGGTATTGATGATTGCAATGGCAACCGATGCTAATCAAAAGGTTTTGCCTATCGCCTTTGCTGTTGTGGACAAGGAGTCAGGGGctagttgggggtggtttttaGAGTGTCTCAGGACTTCGATAGAGCGTGTTATTGAAAACAAGGACATTTGCATTATTTCTGACCGACATAAAGGTATCAAATGCGCCATTCGAGAGTGGCCTAGAGGGCAAGACGAAAGAGAACGGGTATATCATcgatattgccttcgacatgttgctagcaacttcaacacacATTTTAATAACCCGACTCTAAAGGCATTGGCCTTGAAAGCTGGATATGCGACTCATGATGCTAAATTTGTGTCCATAATGCAAACCATTAAGGAGGCCGAGATTAATTTACTGAGGGGTGTAGACCCTACTGATCGCCGGATTATACGTTATATGCCATACACATATCTAATGAGTGAGGATGTAGACAAATGGACccagtcacatgatggtggaagacgttacggggcaatgacaaccaatatctCTGAGTGCTTTAATGGGGTTCTTAAAGGTGCCCGCGGTTTGCCCATTGCTGCAATGGTTGAGTTCACTTATTTTaaacttgttgcatatttccacgatcgacataaacaaattacttcTGATCTCTCTCGAGGTAAGGTGTGGAGTGATTATGCAATGGAgatctataacaaaaatgagCAGAAAATTGCAGGACACACTCTGAGGAATTATAATCATGCAGAGGGTATATATCAAGTGGTTACCCCGTATAACGACCATAGAGCTGGAGGGGGAAATCACAGTCATGATGTGCGCATATTTGATAGAACCTGTGGTTGTGGAAAGTGGCAAAACTTGAAGATCCCTTGTTCGCATGCAATTAAAGTTCTTAAAGCTCTGCATCTCGATGCGCCCAGCTATATTGACCCATGTTACAGTCTGAACAACGCCATTCTCACATATTCACATAattttgtggtgccaaagtcAGAGTCATTATGGAGAGACGTTCGCGGACCACGGTGGGTGCCTGACCCACGATTGTTGCGGGCCAAAGGTCGTCCTACGATgtcaagaataaggaatgaaatggatgggGTACGGCGAGAACGGGGAAGCCGGAGGGAAGATCCGGAGTTGAGGGAGATTCAACCGAGGCAACGATGTACAGTGTGTCATCAAGAGGGGCATAACCGTAGATGTTGTCCCAATTCCCATGGGGCTTCGACAAGTGGTAGTGCTATGAACTAG